GTAGGAGGTCATCGGGGTGCGGCCCTTTCTTCCTGATCGCCTGAATCATCCCTGCGGGGGAAACGCCCGGGTGACGCGGGGTGGCGGTGACGTGCGGTGACGCGCCGGGCCGGGGCCGGCCCCGTCACCCCGCGCCGGCGGGTGGCCCTACGAGCGGCCGCCCTCGGCCTGCTCCAACTTCCGCTGGAGGTGGTTCATCCCGCCGAGCCAGCGGTCGGGGTCCGCCGCCCGCGCGGTGTAGTAGTCCGCGACCTCGGGGTGCGGCAGGACCAGGAAGCGGCCCTCGGCCATCGCCGCGAACAGGGCGTCGGCGACGTCCTCGGGTTCCACGGCCGTGGGCGTCAGGACCAGGTCCCCGGCGGCGCCGGTGGCGGCCAGCATGTCGGTGCGGACGCCCTGCGGGCAGATGGCGTGGACGTCGATGCCGCGGTGCCGATAGGTCAGCGAGAGCCATTCGGCGAAGGCGTAGGCGCCGTGCTTGGTGACGCTGTACGGGGCGGCGGCGACCATGGTGAGCAGGCCGGCGGCGGAGACCGTGGAGATGAAGCGCCCGCTGCCGCGCTCCAGCCACTCGGGCAGCAGCTCCCGCGCGGCCCGGACATGTGCCATGACGTTGACGTCCCAGGCCAGCGTCCAGTCCTCGTCGGACGCCTCGGGCCCGCCGCCGGTCCCCACCCCGGCGTTGGCGCAGAAGATGTCGATACCGCCGCCGAGCGCCGCCCGTGCGGCCGGGACGACGGCGGAGGCGTCTCCGGCGACCGCGATCGCCCCGATCTCCCCGGCGGTCTTCGCCGCCTTGGCCTCGTCGAGATCGTTGACCACGACCCGGGCGCCCTCGGCGGCGAACCGGCGGGCCAGCGCGGCGCCGATCCCCCCGCCCGCCCCGGTCACGACAACGGTCTTGTCCCGTACGGCTGCCACCCTGGGTCTCCCTCGGTCGGGTCGATGCGACGGAGGCAGACTAACCAGTCGGTATGTCCCGGCGGAAGAGCCCTTGCCGAACCGGCGCCGGGTCCGTGCGGAAGAGTCCGCGCCGCACCCGCCGCGTCCCTACGGAGGAGTCTTGGCCGCGCCCGCCGAGTCCGTCCCGCCGCGCCCGCCGAGTCCGTTCCGCCGCGCCCCGGAGCGGGCTAGCGTGCACACGACACGTACCCGGTTGATTCCTGATCACGGAGGTGTGCGGATGGCTCTGTCGAGACGCGTTCTGCTCGGGCGGCTGGCGACGGCCGGCGCGGCCGGTGCGGCACTGGCCACGGGCGCGGGGCCCGCGCAGGCGGCGGGACCCGCGCACGGCGGCGGCCGGCGGGTGCACACCGGCTTCGACCGGCTGTCCGCCGACGGCTACCGCCTGCTGGACGGCCGCACGGTGGGCATCGTCACCAACCCCACCGGCGTCACCCGCGACCTGCGGCACATCGTGGATGTGATGCACGCCGACCAACGGGTGCGGCTGACCGCCGTCTTCGGCCCCGAACACGGCTTCCGCGGCACCGCGCAGGCCGGCGGTTCCGAAGGCCGCTACGACGATCCGGCCACCGGACTGCCGGTCTACGACACGTACAACAAGAGCGGCAGGGAACTCGCCGGCATCTTCGGCGCCTCCGGTGTGGACACCGTCGTCTTCGACATCCAGGACGTGGGCGCGCGCTTCTACACCTACATCTGGACGCTGTACGACTGCATGGTGGCGGCGGCGCTCGCCGGCAAGCGCTTCGTCGTCCTCGACCGGCCCAATCCGGTCACCGGCCGCTCGGCCACCGGCCCCGTGCTCGACAAGGCGTACGCCTCGTTCGTCGGCCGGGAGCCGATCGCGCAGGCACACGGGATGACGGCGGGGGAACTGGCGCTGCTGTTCAACGGCGAGTTCGTGCCGC
This portion of the Streptomyces sp. 2114.4 genome encodes:
- a CDS encoding SDR family oxidoreductase, yielding MAAVRDKTVVVTGAGGGIGAALARRFAAEGARVVVNDLDEAKAAKTAGEIGAIAVAGDASAVVPAARAALGGGIDIFCANAGVGTGGGPEASDEDWTLAWDVNVMAHVRAARELLPEWLERGSGRFISTVSAAGLLTMVAAAPYSVTKHGAYAFAEWLSLTYRHRGIDVHAICPQGVRTDMLAATGAAGDLVLTPTAVEPEDVADALFAAMAEGRFLVLPHPEVADYYTARAADPDRWLGGMNHLQRKLEQAEGGRS
- a CDS encoding exo-beta-N-acetylmuramidase NamZ domain-containing protein, whose product is MALSRRVLLGRLATAGAAGAALATGAGPAQAAGPAHGGGRRVHTGFDRLSADGYRLLDGRTVGIVTNPTGVTRDLRHIVDVMHADQRVRLTAVFGPEHGFRGTAQAGGSEGRYDDPATGLPVYDTYNKSGRELAGIFGASGVDTVVFDIQDVGARFYTYIWTLYDCMVAAALAGKRFVVLDRPNPVTGRSATGPVLDKAYASFVGREPIAQAHGMTAGELALLFNGEFVPQAAGRPVELETVRMTGWRRTDFFDATGLPWVPPSPNMPTPDTALVYSGTCLFEGTNLSEGRGTTRPFELLGAEGIDRRWAAAATELDLPGVHFREAYFAPTFSKFQGKTIGGVQLHVHDREAFDPVRTGIGLLVTAKRVWSGFAWRPDNGIDRLTGSSTVRKMIDAGAGTDEIVTAWRENLARFRALRKPYLRYA